In the genome of Actinomadura graeca, one region contains:
- a CDS encoding effector-associated domain EAD1-containing protein yields the protein MSDELTEAEIDAFARAYPSVRAEKFLWGVGFPDRTMPSTVLNSGDFWSEVSRALANGALPGGRRRILAAAHRAFPAGEAFAAGRVRRVLLIGASPDEDDAVRADRELREIRAAARLGHLDVSAVLAAQASDLREILRARPDVLHLSTHGDGSLLYFESSFGDRQAVPVTEVAATLARYRDADGVRLGGLVLASCESEAAAEAFLDVADSVVAHRGPLDDACAVLFTRRLYEGLRDVPSLVRAARDAADDMAREDEECGGIAGNLMTFGEGC from the coding sequence ATGAGCGACGAACTGACCGAGGCGGAGATCGACGCGTTCGCCCGGGCCTATCCCTCCGTCCGGGCCGAGAAGTTCCTCTGGGGCGTCGGCTTCCCGGACAGGACGATGCCGAGCACCGTCCTGAACTCCGGGGACTTCTGGAGCGAGGTCTCCCGGGCCCTCGCCAACGGCGCCCTGCCCGGTGGGCGGCGCCGGATCCTCGCCGCCGCCCACCGGGCGTTCCCGGCCGGTGAGGCGTTCGCGGCGGGGCGGGTGCGGCGGGTGCTGCTGATCGGGGCGAGTCCCGACGAGGACGACGCGGTCCGGGCGGACCGGGAGCTGCGGGAGATACGCGCCGCGGCGCGGCTCGGGCATCTCGACGTCTCCGCGGTGCTGGCGGCCCAGGCGTCCGACCTGCGCGAGATCCTCCGGGCGCGGCCCGACGTCCTGCACCTGTCCACGCACGGCGACGGCTCGCTGCTGTACTTCGAGTCCTCCTTCGGCGACCGGCAGGCCGTTCCGGTCACCGAGGTCGCCGCGACGCTCGCCCGGTACCGGGACGCCGACGGCGTGCGGCTCGGCGGCCTGGTGCTCGCGTCCTGCGAGAGCGAGGCGGCCGCCGAGGCGTTCCTGGACGTGGCCGACTCCGTCGTCGCGCACCGCGGGCCGCTCGACGACGCCTGCGCGGTGCTGTTCACCCGCCGGTTGTACGAGGGGTTGCGCGACGTGCCGTCCCTGGTCCGGGCCGCGCGGGACGCCGCCGACGACATGGCCCGCGAGGACGAGGAGTGCGGTGGGATCGCGGGCAACCTGATGACCTTCGGCGAGGGGTGCTGA
- a CDS encoding radical SAM protein, translating into MGPAWRTALLASAEPGGRVRCGLCPFGCVLAEGRTGPCRVRRNRAGTLETATFTAAVAHLDAVERKPFYHLSPGAKVLTVAGPGCTFACGYCVNHRLSQYGREDTAPWIGTPALPGDLAARARADGAMLGLSYSEPSLAPELTLALAEHGLPIVWKSNGFLTPQAIDLVAPVLTAVNIDVKAADSRAHRALTGAPLEPVLESIAGFRAAGVWVEVSTPLIPGVSASPGQLEAMATTLADLSPDLPWHLLRFTPDFKMRRERPTPPEDLASAREIGRKAGLRYVYVERALGAEGRRTLCPGCGSTLVERGIWETAGSRLDAGACPDCGTRVPGRWRVGT; encoded by the coding sequence ATGGGCCCGGCCTGGCGGACGGCGCTGCTGGCCTCGGCCGAGCCGGGCGGGCGGGTGCGGTGCGGGCTCTGCCCCTTCGGCTGCGTCCTGGCGGAGGGCCGGACCGGGCCGTGCCGCGTCCGGCGGAACAGGGCCGGGACCCTGGAGACCGCCACGTTCACCGCCGCGGTCGCGCACCTGGACGCCGTCGAGCGCAAGCCCTTCTATCATCTGAGCCCCGGCGCGAAGGTGCTCACGGTCGCCGGGCCGGGCTGCACCTTCGCGTGCGGGTACTGCGTCAACCACAGGCTCTCCCAGTACGGCCGCGAGGACACCGCGCCCTGGATCGGCACACCGGCGCTTCCCGGGGACCTGGCCGCGCGGGCCCGCGCGGACGGCGCGATGCTCGGCCTCTCCTACTCCGAGCCCTCACTGGCCCCCGAGCTGACGCTCGCCCTCGCCGAACACGGGCTCCCGATCGTCTGGAAGTCCAACGGGTTCCTCACCCCCCAGGCGATCGACCTGGTCGCCCCGGTGCTGACCGCCGTGAACATCGACGTGAAGGCCGCCGATTCGCGCGCCCACCGGGCACTGACCGGCGCGCCACTCGAACCCGTCCTCGAATCCATCGCGGGTTTCCGGGCCGCGGGCGTCTGGGTGGAGGTCAGCACGCCCCTCATCCCCGGGGTCTCCGCCTCGCCTGGGCAGCTCGAAGCGATGGCGACGACGCTGGCGGACCTCTCCCCCGACCTCCCGTGGCACCTGCTCCGGTTCACCCCGGACTTCAAGATGCGGCGGGAGCGGCCGACACCGCCCGAGGATCTCGCGTCCGCACGGGAGATCGGCCGCAAAGCGGGCCTCCGGTACGTCTACGTCGAAAGGGCCCTCGGCGCGGAGGGCCGCAGGACGCTCTGCCCCGGATGCGGGAGCACGCTGGTGGAGCGCGGCATCTGGGAGACGGCCGGCTCTCGCCTGGACGCGGGCGCCTGCCCGGACTGCGGCACGCGCGTGCCAGGCCGGTGGAGGGTGGGCACGTGA